The following are encoded in a window of Variovorax paradoxus genomic DNA:
- a CDS encoding UDP-glucose 4-epimerase family protein produces the protein MILVTGATGFVGTALVARLLSDGLPVRAAIRREPALEKFKVETAMVGDLSAETDWREAIANVDAVIHTAARVHVMSDGASDPLMEYRRTNLHGTLRLARQAAEAGVRRFVFVSSIKANGEATRIGSAFSADGPTAPVDPYGISKLEAEQALRELATQTGMEVVIVRPPLVYGPGVKANFRTMMNIVARRIPLPLGGVTGNRRSMVSLDNLADLLTACVHHPAAGNQTFLVSDGEDLSTAQLLERLGQAMGKPARLLPVPANWLERGASMLGRAHVAQRLCGSLQVDISKTTELLGWTPPMTIDEGLKRTAEGYWREASV, from the coding sequence ATGATCTTGGTAACAGGAGCGACGGGTTTTGTAGGCACTGCGCTGGTTGCGCGGCTGCTCTCTGATGGCCTACCTGTACGCGCGGCGATTCGCCGTGAACCCGCGCTCGAGAAGTTCAAGGTCGAAACCGCGATGGTTGGCGACCTCAGTGCGGAAACCGACTGGCGAGAAGCCATCGCCAATGTCGACGCAGTGATCCATACCGCCGCCCGTGTCCATGTGATGTCGGATGGTGCGAGCGATCCACTGATGGAATATCGGCGCACGAATCTTCACGGAACGTTGCGACTGGCGCGGCAAGCCGCAGAGGCAGGGGTGCGACGCTTTGTCTTCGTAAGCTCCATCAAAGCCAACGGAGAAGCAACGCGGATTGGCAGTGCTTTTTCGGCGGATGGGCCGACAGCTCCGGTGGATCCATACGGCATTTCCAAACTGGAAGCGGAGCAGGCCTTGCGAGAGCTCGCAACGCAAACCGGAATGGAAGTGGTGATCGTTCGTCCGCCACTCGTGTACGGCCCAGGCGTCAAGGCGAACTTCCGCACGATGATGAACATCGTCGCGCGTCGAATTCCATTGCCGCTCGGAGGCGTTACCGGCAATCGCAGAAGCATGGTGTCGCTCGACAACTTGGCGGATCTGTTGACCGCTTGCGTGCACCACCCCGCAGCGGGCAATCAGACTTTTCTGGTTTCGGACGGTGAAGATCTTTCAACCGCACAGTTGTTGGAACGTTTGGGGCAAGCCATGGGAAAGCCTGCGCGACTGCTCCCTGTTCCGGCGAACTGGCTGGAGCGAGGCGCTTCGATGTTGGGTCGAGCCCATGTCGCACAACGACTCTGTGGCTCGTTGCAAGTCGACATTTCCAAGACGACCGAATTGTTGGGGTGGACGCCTCCCATGACCATTGACGAGGGCTTGAAAAGGACTGCAGAAGGATATTGGCGTGAAGCGTCTGTTTGA
- the wecB gene encoding non-hydrolyzing UDP-N-acetylglucosamine 2-epimerase — MKKLKVMTVVGTRPEIIRLSRVLARLDEHCDHVLVHTGQNYDYELNQVFFDDLGVRRPDHFLNSAANATSAAHTIGNLIIAVDQVLGEVQPEAMLVLGDTNSCLSVIPAKRRKIPIFHMEAGNRCFDQRVPEETNRRIVDHTADVNLTYSTIARDYLLREGLPPDLVIKTGSPMFEVLTHYRARIEASDVLERLGLQAAQYFVVSAHREENIESPQSFGKLVAVLNAVAEDHGLPVIVSTHPRTQKRIDATGARFHPQVRLLKPLGFHDYVKLQLSARATLSDSGTINEESSILNFPALNLREAHERPEGMEEAAVMMVGLEVDRVRQGLAILESQPRGEARGLRQVADYSMPNVSDKVLRIVHSYTDYVNRVVWKKY; from the coding sequence ATGAAAAAACTCAAAGTCATGACCGTGGTCGGCACCCGACCCGAAATCATCCGCCTGTCGCGTGTGCTGGCCCGGCTCGACGAGCACTGCGACCACGTGCTGGTGCATACCGGCCAGAACTACGACTACGAACTCAACCAGGTCTTCTTCGACGACCTGGGCGTGCGCAGGCCCGATCACTTCCTGAACAGCGCAGCCAACGCCACGAGCGCGGCGCACACCATCGGCAACCTCATCATCGCAGTGGATCAGGTGTTGGGCGAGGTGCAGCCCGAGGCCATGCTGGTCCTGGGCGACACCAACAGCTGCCTCTCGGTCATTCCCGCCAAGCGCCGCAAGATTCCGATCTTTCACATGGAAGCTGGCAACCGTTGCTTCGACCAGCGCGTACCCGAAGAAACTAACCGCCGCATCGTGGACCACACAGCGGACGTCAACCTGACCTACAGCACCATCGCGCGCGACTACCTGTTGCGCGAGGGGCTGCCGCCTGATCTGGTCATCAAGACAGGCAGCCCGATGTTCGAGGTGTTGACGCACTATCGCGCGCGCATTGAGGCGTCCGACGTACTGGAGCGCCTGGGCTTGCAGGCCGCGCAGTACTTCGTGGTCAGTGCGCATCGCGAGGAGAACATCGAGTCGCCGCAGTCCTTTGGCAAGCTCGTGGCGGTACTGAATGCCGTGGCCGAAGACCATGGTCTGCCGGTCATTGTGTCAACACACCCGCGCACGCAGAAACGCATCGACGCGACCGGCGCACGCTTTCATCCGCAGGTGCGCCTGTTGAAGCCGCTGGGCTTTCACGACTATGTGAAGCTGCAGCTTTCGGCACGCGCCACTTTGTCCGACAGCGGCACGATCAACGAAGAGTCGTCGATCCTGAATTTCCCGGCGCTCAACCTGCGCGAGGCCCACGAGCGGCCCGAAGGCATGGAAGAAGCGGCCGTGATGATGGTGGGCCTTGAGGTAGACCGTGTGCGCCAGGGGCTGGCCATTCTGGAGAGCCAGCCGAGAGGCGAGGCGCGCGGCCTGCGCCAGGTGGCTGACTACAGCATGCCCAACGTGTCAGACAAGGTGCTGCGCATCGTTCACAGCTACACCGACTATGTGAACCGCGTGGTCTGGAAGAAGTACTGA
- a CDS encoding glycosyltransferase family 4 protein, whose protein sequence is MRLLVVSQYFWPENFRINDLVAEFVRRGHQVTVLTGVPNYPDGKVFPAYRNAPEMFARYEGAEVVRVPMSARGKGGIRLMLNFATFAISASVLGLWKLRGRDFDAVLAYEPSPITVGVPAVALRAVKRAPLAFWVLDLWPETLEAIGVVRSPFILRSVGRLVSFIYKRCDLILAQSKSFVPQIRKYAGESARVEYFPSWAEMLFDVEQAVAAPEVQVQAESFDVMFAGNIGDAQDFPAILAAAEILKEHRTIRWLIVGDGRMAQWVTDEIQRRGLQKCVHMLGRHPVERMSSFFKHADALLVSLKNEPIFSMTIPGKLQSYLAAGVPVLAMLNGEGADVVKKAAAGLTCNAGDHKELAKSVLDLSRKSAEERKAMGANGLALSASEFERGSLINRLEGWLQSLSFPASATKKQSEAR, encoded by the coding sequence ATGCGGTTGCTCGTCGTCTCCCAGTACTTCTGGCCGGAAAACTTCAGGATCAATGATCTTGTCGCCGAATTCGTGCGGCGTGGTCATCAAGTCACTGTGCTGACTGGTGTGCCCAACTACCCCGACGGCAAAGTGTTCCCCGCGTACCGCAATGCCCCCGAGATGTTCGCGCGCTATGAAGGAGCGGAGGTCGTCCGGGTGCCCATGTCTGCGCGTGGAAAGGGAGGCATCCGTTTGATGCTGAACTTTGCGACCTTCGCAATCAGTGCCTCCGTGCTTGGGTTGTGGAAGCTGCGAGGGCGCGACTTTGACGCGGTCCTCGCCTATGAGCCATCGCCCATCACGGTCGGCGTACCTGCAGTTGCATTGCGAGCGGTAAAGCGGGCACCGCTGGCTTTCTGGGTTCTTGACCTCTGGCCCGAGACGCTGGAAGCCATTGGCGTGGTTCGTTCGCCTTTCATCCTGCGTTCAGTGGGCCGGCTCGTGTCGTTTATCTACAAGCGCTGTGACCTGATCCTGGCGCAGTCGAAGAGCTTTGTGCCCCAAATCAGGAAGTACGCGGGCGAAAGCGCCCGAGTCGAATACTTCCCCAGTTGGGCCGAGATGCTGTTCGATGTAGAGCAAGCGGTTGCGGCGCCTGAGGTGCAGGTCCAAGCGGAGAGCTTCGATGTGATGTTCGCTGGAAACATCGGCGATGCCCAAGATTTTCCGGCGATCCTCGCAGCGGCGGAAATTCTCAAGGAACACCGGACCATCCGTTGGTTGATCGTCGGTGACGGCCGAATGGCGCAATGGGTGACCGATGAGATCCAGCGGCGCGGCTTGCAAAAGTGCGTCCATATGCTGGGACGACATCCGGTGGAGCGAATGTCCTCGTTCTTCAAACATGCTGACGCATTGCTCGTCAGCCTGAAGAACGAGCCGATCTTCTCGATGACCATTCCTGGCAAGCTCCAGTCGTATCTGGCCGCGGGCGTGCCCGTATTGGCGATGCTGAATGGCGAAGGTGCCGACGTGGTAAAAAAAGCTGCGGCCGGTTTGACTTGCAACGCGGGGGATCACAAGGAGCTTGCCAAGTCGGTTCTGGATCTCTCGAGAAAATCGGCTGAAGAACGCAAGGCAATGGGCGCGAATGGCCTTGCGTTGAGCGCCAGCGAATTCGAGCGCGGCTCGCTGATCAACCGATTGGAAGGATGGCTTCAGTCGCTGTCCTTCCCCGCCTCGGCCACAAAAAAACAAAGCGAGGCAAGATGA
- a CDS encoding polysaccharide biosynthesis protein, translated as MFKDKILLITGGTGSFGNAVLRRFLNSGLREIRIFSRDEKKQDDMRKRHNHRELKFYIGDVRDSRSVDAAMRGVDYVFHAAALKQVPSCEFHPMQAVRTNVLGTENVLEAAIAAGVKRVVCLSTDKAVYPINAMGISKAMMEKVMVAASRNLESTNTIISGTRYGNVMASRGSVIPLFVEQVLAGKPITVTDPSMTRFMMTLEDAVELVLHAFEHGNNGDIFVQKAPAATVQVLTQAILELMGKLDHEVREIGTRHGEKLYEALLSREEMACAEDQGDYYRVPPDGRDLNYAKYVEQGEKRITQSSHGEDYNSHNTTRLDVEGMKKLLLKLDFMKRIARGESAVAEG; from the coding sequence ATGTTTAAGGATAAAATTCTCCTGATCACCGGTGGAACTGGTTCTTTTGGGAATGCGGTTTTACGCCGGTTTTTGAATTCAGGCTTGCGAGAAATTCGGATTTTTAGTCGCGATGAAAAAAAACAAGATGATATGCGCAAGCGTCACAATCATCGCGAACTCAAGTTTTATATTGGTGATGTTCGGGATTCACGAAGTGTCGATGCAGCCATGCGTGGGGTGGACTATGTCTTTCATGCGGCAGCTCTCAAACAAGTGCCTTCTTGCGAATTTCACCCAATGCAAGCAGTACGCACCAACGTACTCGGCACCGAGAATGTTCTAGAAGCCGCGATTGCGGCAGGCGTAAAACGCGTCGTATGTCTTAGCACCGATAAGGCTGTGTACCCCATCAACGCCATGGGCATTAGCAAGGCCATGATGGAAAAGGTGATGGTTGCTGCCAGCCGGAATCTCGAAAGCACGAACACGATTATTTCCGGCACCCGCTACGGCAACGTCATGGCGTCGCGTGGCTCGGTCATTCCGCTGTTTGTTGAGCAAGTCTTGGCAGGTAAGCCCATCACCGTGACTGACCCGTCCATGACCCGTTTCATGATGACGCTGGAAGATGCTGTTGAGCTGGTGCTGCATGCCTTCGAGCACGGCAACAACGGCGACATCTTTGTGCAGAAGGCGCCCGCCGCCACGGTGCAGGTTCTCACGCAAGCCATCTTGGAATTGATGGGCAAGCTCGATCACGAAGTGCGCGAAATCGGCACACGCCATGGCGAGAAGCTCTATGAAGCTCTGCTGAGCCGCGAAGAAATGGCCTGCGCCGAAGACCAGGGCGATTACTACCGCGTGCCGCCTGACGGCCGCGACCTGAACTACGCGAAGTATGTGGAGCAGGGCGAGAAGCGCATTACTCAAAGTTCGCACGGCGAAGACTACAACTCGCACAACACCACCCGCCTCGATGTCGAAGGCATGAAGAAGCTACTGCTCAAGCTCGACTTCATGAAGCGCATCGCACGGGGTGAATCCGCCGTGGCAGAGGGATAA
- the wbjC gene encoding UDP-2-acetamido-2,6-beta-L-arabino-hexul-4-ose reductase: MKVLITGAGGFVGKNLQLHLAERKDVQVVCFTRDHSVEQLPALLEGMDFVFHLAGVNRPQDPQEFATGNAELTQSLCHAVGDIAKATGKKVPIVYTSSTQAGRDNPYGNSKRGAEEALQAAAASHGIPVHVFRLPNVFGKWCRPNYNSAVATFCHNIARDLPIQVNDPAAPVTLVYVDDVIERFVQLMDGADATVDADGFATVTPQYTTTVGELARQIQSFKDSRNTLMTDRVGTGLVRALYSTYVSYLPPESFAYTVPQHGDARGVFVEMLKTPDAGQFSFFTAHAGITRGGHYHHSKTEKFLVIKGQARFKFRHMHTGETHELLTSGDKSEIVETVPGWTHDITNIGTEEMVVMLWANEVFDRARPDTFACPL, from the coding sequence GTGAAGGTGTTGATTACCGGCGCCGGCGGTTTCGTGGGCAAGAATCTGCAGCTGCATCTGGCCGAGCGCAAGGACGTGCAGGTGGTCTGCTTCACCCGCGACCACAGCGTGGAGCAACTGCCGGCGCTGTTGGAGGGCATGGACTTCGTGTTCCACCTCGCAGGCGTCAACCGCCCGCAAGACCCGCAGGAATTCGCCACCGGCAACGCGGAGCTCACGCAGAGCCTCTGCCACGCCGTCGGCGACATCGCGAAGGCAACTGGCAAGAAGGTGCCGATCGTCTACACGTCGTCCACGCAAGCGGGCCGCGACAACCCGTACGGCAACAGCAAGCGCGGCGCGGAAGAAGCGCTGCAGGCCGCAGCCGCCAGCCACGGCATTCCGGTCCACGTCTTCCGTTTGCCCAACGTGTTCGGCAAGTGGTGCCGGCCCAACTACAACTCGGCCGTGGCCACCTTCTGCCACAACATTGCGCGCGACCTCCCGATCCAGGTCAATGACCCGGCAGCGCCAGTCACGCTGGTGTATGTCGACGATGTCATCGAGCGTTTCGTCCAGCTCATGGATGGCGCCGACGCCACCGTGGACGCAGACGGTTTCGCGACGGTCACGCCGCAATACACCACCACGGTGGGCGAGCTGGCCCGGCAGATCCAGTCGTTCAAGGACAGCCGCAACACGCTCATGACCGATCGCGTAGGAACGGGCTTGGTGCGCGCGCTCTATTCGACCTACGTCAGCTACCTGCCGCCCGAGTCGTTTGCCTACACCGTGCCGCAGCACGGGGACGCGCGCGGCGTGTTCGTCGAAATGCTCAAGACACCGGACGCCGGCCAGTTCTCGTTTTTTACCGCGCATGCGGGCATCACGCGGGGTGGCCACTACCACCATAGCAAGACCGAGAAGTTCCTCGTCATCAAGGGGCAGGCGCGCTTCAAGTTCCGGCACATGCACACTGGTGAAACCCATGAGCTGCTGACCTCGGGCGACAAGTCTGAAATCGTCGAAACCGTCCCCGGCTGGACGCACGACATCACCAACATCGGCACCGAAGAAATGGTTGTGATGCTCTGGGCCAACGAGGTGTTCGATCGTGCGCGGCCAGACACCTTCGCTTGCCCGCTGTAG